The following are encoded together in the Synchiropus splendidus isolate RoL2022-P1 chromosome 7, RoL_Sspl_1.0, whole genome shotgun sequence genome:
- the setbp1 gene encoding SET-binding protein has product MEPRDLVGSARPKEGELQGVRVELNKEGRDGAGGINLARNDNVISTVIGEGEGIEEQGEPLLEEQEFSIKEASFQEGSLKLKIQTTKRTKKPPKNLENYICPPEIRMTIRPPVGEAKGGRQGRAGSGTGAGRSQKDEDRGPPRKRTYERQFRAPDQREGGLLQLLGDSAPAKHQPRSTPLSALTHHHAQSMQSNLAQQFHHLHGHQHQITSDWMVSAPSAAAAANQADSESVRELAGACKTTLLDPTQSFSRTLTQSPSPQRSLTPDLQMPVVTDASILNLTSLSRGKVLQEDSEQLFGKIKRKYGRKDTPRTLCNPHSAETPWGRLPENSTERPVNAEERQRFRQEETSEHYHQDREERRKDEKEVTILGRRGDEEDREAPLQTEDGKGRKRRRRPSFDDSFSVEEPSLHQQDPVTTDKHHLKPPEPKVAHKVDVNKHDSRLANRVDVFSERKEKKEKGENSDRAEKEDQGREAVKGVADPELALSLTKINKNTVSRSKTISDISRHTEPSHNHTNKANFTGNPRLPSPIPSPKSSISPSPSPKPRAYLSPSPVPRATLSSSPSHSSSLMSGSRQSKAKDRWSYLKSKNHTSLELSQQDSNASPSTLADPPSAFPITPLSPLYTNTDSLTVHTPIKRKRGRPKKQPLLTVETIHEGTSNSPPSPLAQETSVGQNRFKRTHAFNTLGQMSPMMSSANFDSLKMKHARSLSKPEHKIQFGKMQNILSSVMSDSSQSHISTLKSSSAPAISAMNAMAPSIENRLGKQINVSKRGTIYIGKKRGRKPRAEPQNSRDKPLHSASTPSLYDSPLVPSVSSSPSSGPPSMKASQSDATMPSLQPISALPSKPISRSLLSGGWKLSPPRLLANSPSHLSEGASLKEVTLSPISESHSEETIPSDSGIGTDNNSTSDQTEKGPASRRRYSFDLCGFESAEAAALETSGRNNRARCERQVAAVDNFLSQPEKKQKHHRRKRKCLPSRDQLHFLAELEEVVIKLQQLRVSHRRYTCYSQHPYPSIFRLNFHHYYPVTYDSYPYDSSSYIRRSAELKAKRRRGRPVKANEPITSKLPFVQGYGYPLPGGNYYAAPYAVPYAPHLSLGYFPPGPPFYLPHHSLGATPPSPFMRPAVPPPKAFHSTAGHSKLQSGLKLCGVSGPPPTPSLRGEGLGSVSSVNAGGLAGVRLHKRKHKHKHKHKEEPLLSQRERQDLGGLFSGAKTSAHHNMMSDRREFISQGSAKNQDVQRGRGRTSSHGSSLGLFESDQLSPHSVTDNPFHSRQTGQQKNSFMSSYASQSQCLESSPVLFLGSQDDKCVGRSKKARHSVFGDQDLMSVQSSRQVPEQMNSVSTSPLSGAPSKRRYKRREVEQIQKDVRRMHSLNFEHVQKILRAKRLQRQAKTGNNVIKRRPGRPRKQTTNETEKEEHQADSRGSQHLAGRRGNGRTLGMPVLERCDDLPGRQSLRPSLTPEPREFPSHDSVSATIETVVHKARTVPPLAKGGKRKSRGHSRDELWAPSSK; this is encoded by the exons ATGGAGCCAAGAGATCTGGTTGGCTCAGCCCGACCCAAAGAGGGGGAGTTACAGGGAGTCAGGGTGGAGCTGAATAAAGAAGGTCGTGATGGAGCAGGGGGCATCAACTTAGCACGAAATGACAATGTGATCAGCACCGTTATCGGCGAAGGGGAGGGGATCGAGGAACAAGGTGAGCCGCTTCTGGAAGAACAGGAATTCTCCATTAAGGAGGCAAGTTTCCAGGAAGGAAGTCTGAAGCTGAAGATACAGACAACCAAGCGGACCAAGAAGCCCCCCAAGAATCTTGAAAACTACATTTGCCCACCTGAGATCAGGATGACCATCAGGCCTCCAGTAGGAGAGGCTAAAGGAGGAAGGCAAGGACGAGCAGGAAGTGGTACTGGCGCAGGGCGGAGTCAGAAGGATGAAGACCGAGGACCCCCCAGGAAAAGA ACATATGAGCGCCAGTTCAGAGCACCCGACCAGCGAGAGGGAGGCCTCCTGCAACTTCTTGGAGACAGCGCTCCAGCCAAACACCAGCCCCGCAGCACTCCTCTATCTGCACTCACACATCATCACGCACAATCAATGCAGAGTAATCTTGCACAACAGTTCCATCACCTCCATGGGCACCAACATCAAATCACTTCAGACTGGATGGTGTCTgcaccttctgctgctgctgctgccaatcAAGCAGACTCCGAATCAGTGCGAGAACTGGCAGGGGCCTGTAAAACGACTTTGCTCGATCCAACACAGTCCTTCTCACGAACATTGACACAAAGTCCTTCACCACAAAGATCCTTGACCCCGGACCTGCAAATGCCGGTTGTTACAGATGCCAGTATTCTCAACCTGACCTCCCTCAGCAG GGGAAAGGTTTTGCAGGAGGATTCCGAACAACTATTTGGGAAGATCAAAAGGAAATATGGCAGGAAAGATACACCGAGGACGCTCTGTAATCCCCACAGTGCGGAGACACCATGGGGAAGACTGCCGGAGAATAGCACAGAAAGGCCAGTTAATGCAGAAGAGCGACAACGATTCAGACAAGAAGAAACAAGTGAGCATTACCATCAGGATAGAGAGGAACGAAGGAAAGATGAAAAGGAGGTAACAATTCtcgggaggagaggagatgaagaggacaggGAGGCGCCCCTTCAAACAGAGGATGGGAAGGGcagaaagaggagaaggaggcctTCTTTTGACGACTCATTTTCCGTGGAAGAGCCATCTCTGCATCAGCAAGACCCCGTCACCACAGACAAGCACCATCTGAAACCTCCCGAACCCAAAGTAGCACACAAAGTGGATGTGAACAAACATGATTCTCGACTCGCAAATCGTGTTGATGTCTTTTctgagagaaaagagaaaaaagaaaagggagAGAACTCGGACAGAGCAGAGAAGGAAGATCAAGGAAGGGAGGCAGTTAAAGGAGTGGCAGACCCAGAGTTGGCCTTAAGCCTGACTAAAATTAATAAGAACACAGTAAGCCGTtcaaaaaccatttcagacatATCGAGACACACAGAGCCGTCTCACAACCACACAAACAAGGCTAACTTTACCGGTAATCCCCGTCTGCCTAGTCCAATCCCGAGCCCCAAGAGTAGCATCAGCCCAAGCCCCAGCCCTAAACCCAGGGCTTACCTTAGCCCCAGTCCAGTTCCAAGAGCTACCCTGAGTTCAAGCCcaagccacagcagcagcttgaTGTCTGGCTCCAGGCAAAGCAAGGCCAAAGACAGATGGTCCTATCTAAAATCAAAAAATCACACAAGCCTTGAGCTATCTCAGCAGGACAGCAATGCAAGCCCATCCACATTGGCTGACCCACCCTCAGCCTTCCCAATCACTCCTTTGAGTCCTCtctacacaaacacagacagttTGACAGTGCATACTCCTATCAAGAGAAAACGTGGACGTCCCAAGAAACAGCCTTTGCTTACAGTGGAAACCATCCATGAGGGAACCTCAAATTCACCCCCAAGCCCACTGGCACAGGAAACCTCTGTTGGACAAAATCGATTTAAGAGGACACATGCATTTAACACACTGGGGCAGATGAGTCCAATGATGTCAAGTGCAaattttgacagtctgaaaatGAAGCATGCCAGAAGCCTCTCCAAGCCAGAACATAAAATACAATTTGGAAAAATGCAGAACATTCTCAGTTCAGTCATGTCTGACTCTAGTCAGAGTCATATTTCCACACTCAAATCATCTTCTGCACCCGCCATTTCTGCAATGAATGCCATGGCACCCAGCATTGAGAATCGCCTGGGCAAACAGATAAATGTCAGTAAGAGAGGAACCATCTACATCGGCAAGAAGAGAGGGCGAAAGCCAAGAGCAGAGCCACAGAATTCCAGGGACAAGCCCCTACATTCTGCTTCAACACCCAGCCTCTACGATAGTCCTCTAGTGCCTTCCGTCAGCTCTTCTCCAAGCTCTGGGCCTCCATCTATGAAAGCCAGTCAATCTGATGCCACTATGCCGAGTCTACAACCCATTTCTGCACTGCCTTCTAAGCCAATCAGCAGGAGCCTCTTATCTGGGGGATGGAAATTGTCCCCGCCACGTCTTTTAGCTAATTCCCCCTCCCACCTGTCAGAGGGTGCATCATTGAAAGAGGTGACATTGTCCCCCATCAGTGAATCCCACAGCGAGGAGACGATTCCCAGTGACAGTGGAATTGGCACAGACAACAACAGCACTTCAGATCAAACTGAAAAGGGTCCTGCCTCTCGACGCAG ATATTCTTTCGACCTCTGTGGATTCGAGTCTGCGGAGGCAGCGGCGCTGGAAACATCTGGAAGGAACAACAGAGCGCGGTGTGAGAGACAAGTTGCTGCTGTGGATAATTTCCTTTCACAGCCggagaaaaagcaaaaacatcacAGGCGAAAGAGGAAGTGCCTACCGAGCCGGGATCAACTTCACTTTCTTGCCGAGCTGGAGGAG GTTGTGATAAAACTTCAGCAGCTTCGAGTGTCTCACAGAAGATACACCTGCTACTCTCAGCATCCATACCCTTCCATATTCCGCCTCAACTTCCATCATTACTACCCTGTTACCTACGATTCCTACCCCTACGATTCCAGCTCATACATCCGCAGAAGTGCTGAGTTAAAGGCCAAAAGAAGACGTGGTCGTCCCGTCAAAGCCAATGAGCCAATCACATCTAAGCTGccttttgttcaaggatatggTTACCCACTACCAGGGGGAAACTACTATGCAGCACCATATGCTGTGCCTTATGCACCACATTTGAGTCTGGGCTACTTTCCCCCTGGTCCACCCTTTTACCTGCCCCACCACTCCCTTGGAGCCACACCTCCATCACCCTTTATGAGGCCTGCAGTCCCTCCTCCAAAGGCTTTTCACTCTACTGCTGGACACTCAAAGTTGCAGTCTGGACTAAAGCTCTGTGGAGTCAGTGGACCACCCCCAACACCTTCTCTCAGAGGCGAAGGACTAGGATCTGTGAGCAGTGTCAATGCTGGTGGTTTGGCAGGGGTTCGACTCCAtaagaggaaacacaagcacaaacacaagcacaaagaGGAGCCCCTACTTTCACAGCGAGAGCGGCAGGACTTAGGTGGTCTCTTCAGTGGAGCGAAGACAAGTGCACATCACAACATGATGAGTGACAGAAGGGAGTTCATCAGTCAGGGTTCTGCAAAGAATCAGGACGTGCAAAGGGGCAGAGGAAGAACCTCCAGCCACGGATCCAGTCTGGGGTTGTTTGAGTCAGACCAGCTAAGCCCACATTCCGTAACTGACAACCCATTCCACTCCCGTCAGACCGGACAGCAGAAGAACAGCTTCATGAGCAGCTACGCTAGTCAATCACAATGTCTGGAGTCGTCACCCGTTCTCTTCCTGGGATCTCAAGATGACAAGTGTGTTGGGAGGAGTAAGAAGGCAAGGCACTCAGTCTTTGGAGATCAGGACTTGATGTCAGTCCAAAGCAGCAGGCAGGTGCCAGAACAGATGAACAGCGTGTCCACTTCTCCACTATCTG GTGCTCCTAGTAAGCGGAGATATAAGCGTCGAGAGGTGGAACAGATCCAGAAGGATGTGAGGAGGATGCATTCTTTGAACTTTGAGCATGTGCAGAAGATATTGCGTGCCAAGCGCCTGCAGCGACAAGCCAAAACAGGAAACAATGTCATCAAAAGACGACCTGGACGGCCTcgaaaacaaaccacaaatgaAACTGAGAAGGAGGAGCACCAGGCAGACAGCCGCGGTTCTCAACACTTGGCAGGCAGACGAGGTAACGGTCGGACACTGGGGATGCCTGTTCTGGAGAGGTGTGATGACCTGCCAGGTAGGCAGAGCCTTAGGCCCAGTTTGACCCCTGAGCCTCGGGAATTCCCTAGTCATGATTCCGTTTCTGCTACAATCGAGACAGTGGTTCATAAAGCACGCACCGTGCCTCCGCTGGCTAAAGGAGGTAAACGCAAAAGCAGGGGCCACAGCAGGGACGAGTTATGGGCTCCGTCTAGCAAATAG